Part of the Candoia aspera isolate rCanAsp1 chromosome 1, rCanAsp1.hap2, whole genome shotgun sequence genome, GTCAGAAGGGTCCGCATTCAAGCCATCCTAATCAGACCCCGGTGGTGTTTGCTACACGGTGTATTTCCAAGATGGAGGCTGCAAGGTGGGTAAACGGCACTGCCAAGTGATCCTGGTGTCAGCTCAATGTACAGATTCTGATACAGAATACTGATCAAAAAGTTGAGCAAAGAGACTCTTGGGGCCTCTGTTTCTTGAAACAACTGGGTTTATGGGTctttttttcagttcagaaataaataatgaaacaaatCACCCTAATCAAATGTACAAATGTATAAAGCAGGGAATTTATAATACATCACCCTCTTACAGCTATGCTTTCTATAATTCTGCTGAACTGTAAAATGCATAGAGCTATCTCTAACATCTCACAAGAAGCTTTCTGCTGGCACAGTGAAACCTTCCTTTTTTTGTCTTCTCTGCTCCTCCTCCTGGTGTGCTATCAGACCTGCTTTAGATAAACTTCAACCATCTGAAGCAGGTCTGGGAAAGCAGGAGAAGCTGTATGGCAGATGGCAAAATCTGTTTTATCAGCAGAGTCACCCAAAGAAGTTGGCTAGACAGATACTGATGTATTTTGATATGTGATGTCGATGATTTGGGCTTGAATTGCTTAATTCAAATCTAGTGAGCCCCtttataaaaatgcaaacattggTGCATATTTTTTACATTCTACCCTGTGTTGCAACTGGCAGCTGCCTGGTTTCATGTTCTACTCTTGTCCCGGGCTTTCTTTGGCTGGAATCTCTGCCCTTAATGATTGTCTGATTtcataattttctctttcaaaataatGCTTTCAAAAATGCAATTAGATAAATGTATAAACACCCCCACTGGTTTGCATGAATTAATTGATGCAATTATGTAGTATAAATACTTCTTCTGAATGAAAGCAGAGTTTTGGCAAGAGCTGCTTACTCACACCAAAAATTGTCATAAGAGAGAGGGGACAGTAGGCATGGCTGTGTCTTCTTACTGGAGGGGTTATGTATACAACTAGCATACTTTTGCTAAATACATGGCAACTGTATGGCAACTTGGAAGCAATAATACACATAACTGACTACAAGTCTGCCATGCATTCTTGCAATAGCACCATCTGTTTTTGTGAGCCCAAGTTGATGAGTATGTAGCACTGACCAGATTAGGGTTGGACAAACCATTTCACTACTCGATGCTGTGAAGTGTCATGCCATCTTGAAGCTTTGGCGTTTCAAGGGCCTCCCCATTTCACCTGAGCACATTGGCAAAGACGTAGAGGACCCTTCTGCAGGACTGCTGTTGAACTTCCATGTTTTCTTCATGCTTAGACAATATGGGAAGGTCCTCAAAGCAGCTACATTAAGCCTTCAAGAGATTATGACACCTCAGTGTTCCAACAGTAGGTTTGGAGAGGCACacagctttattatttatttcatgcttAAATTATTTATTCCTTTCTGTGCTACCCCTTTTCCAAGGAACTCTGAGCAGCTTTTAGTCTTACAATAATGCTGCAAGGTGAGACTGAGGTATCTCGAGTGGCCAAACAAACAGAAGATCATTTTTTACCAAAGCCAGTTAGCCATCTTCAAAGTGACATATGCTCATAGTTCGATAGGACACACAACGGGGAGAGATGGGCAAATTTTATGGCGTAAAAATGTACACATTCCTGCAGCATCACTTTTTTCATGTCATGTTTAACAAACTCCAGCACAGCTGTTCTTTTTGTATGACCAATTCCAAAGTGAAGTCAGCAGAAACTCAGAGTGATCTCTGTTCCACACCATACATGGTTGGGACATTTTTCtactatatttttaaattagtttcatTTTCAAACCTCCACTACATTCTCCATGATATCCTCTGATCAGAACcccctgcccaccccacccccaactaGGGCATTAAGTCTTTCATATTTCCCCATCAATGTGTCTTTCTCAAATGTCTTTTTAGCAACACTGCAATGCCTTATATAAATGcacctttattttatatatgcttCTGGCAATACACTTGATTTGGCATTAATGGAAAATAGATGCCTCGACGACTCAACTGTTAATGCACAGTAAGGCACTTCACTGCAAAGCTGATTCTCAGCTAAGCTGCAAGATATAAAGAGCGATACTGGCTGTAAaagtgaagtgtgtgtgtgtgtgtgtctgcacatGCATGCACGTCCGGTCACAAGCAAAGCATGAAGCATTTATAGTATGTCTTTGCATATGGTTAAATTTATATCTGTTGCTAGGGAGGACAAGGCATTACATACTTGCAGCTATAGGCAAGGGAAAGCCAAAAGGAGATTGCAAAAAATAAAGCTCCATTTGAAACATTGCTTCTCATTATTTTAACACATGGCTTTTGAGTGTCCCAGAACTGGCAAAGTCCCATCTATTTTTGAGGTTGATGGTTTGAGAAATGTTAACTCTTTGAAAACTAACAAGGGAAGGGATGGTGGCAATGGCAGTCAGGCTTTTAAAAGGATTCTCAATGTGGCCTGTCTTTTATAAATGGTGACACTTTAGAAGCACGTTAAGAAGGATGGTGGTATCTTTGAGCACTCTGAAAAACAAGCACAAAATAATACTAGAAGTGCATCCTTTCAGTGCTTTTTATATAGTGTATGCATGTTTGTACAaagatattttttcttatttggaaTTCCCTTAATATGTTTTAATACTTGTAAAAATCTACTCTATGGaaactcttttccttttcctttttttttttttttaaagaaaagcacatTCATAACATTGCTCAGCACATAATTTCTGGATACTTCTAGACATTTGTGCTTTATGCATTAAGACATCATGTTAAGAAATTTGCTCTCTTCTGCCAGAGTGGTCAACATAGAGCTCATGTCCCCTATTGCCATATTACTAATTCCAGGTGGTATAGATGGCAGTGTCAGAGAATTTCGGGGAGTTGTAAGGCGAGAAGAGTTCTGAGAGAGATTCTGCAGGATGCTAGGGCTCAAGGTTCCTGACATCAGACTTGAATGGTCACCATCATCCATGATAGCATCAAAATCTATCTGGGGAGGCTCCAGAACCTGAGAATCCACTGTGCTAGAAACTTGATTAGCACCAGGGGAAGGCATGGTGGCTGGTTTGATGTTCAATGCACATTGTTGTCTTACACTGTAATCAGTATGGTTATTAACATTCCCATTTTGTTCATACATGTGTATTTGACCATAATAGTGCATCAAATGGTTTTCCCTCATACTACTGTTAAATTGTGGTTGCAATGGTCCTACACCAGTTGTTCTCTTGGGGGAAGAGTTTGCCTTTTCCTGCCCTGAGCTCACATTGTTTGTTGGGTGGGATGTTCTCATGTATCCCAACTGCTGCACAGCACGGACTCCTTGGTGTTTGCTTCCTGGATTAGGATTAGGTGGAGGGTGAGGTTGTACCACTGAGGAAGTGAAGCTCTGTCCAACTGTACCTATCGTTTCCTGTTGTGGCTCAAAGTGTGGTTGATTTGAGGTCATTAATGCAGAAGCCTGGTGGAAGTCCTCCTGTGTCATGGAGAAGTTCATGTGGTTTGGCTGAGATGAAAAGCTCTGCTGATACCCTGGTTCCTGCATGTCTTGACTGTGCATCACATATTCTCTGCCATTGTTAACTAATGAAATGGGATCAGCCATGCTATCTATTTGCTGAGAATGAACGTGGAATGCAGGCTTCATAGTCATGTTATTACAGGAAGGAGAAAGCTGGGTGACATCACCACCCATCGTATTTGGACTTAGCATTTGATGAACTTGGTTGTACACCTCATGTGAGTTCAAATCCAGGTTGTTACCAGGACCTGGATTCACCTGTTGCTGCTTTAAGTGCATGCAATTGAGCCTTTGCCCATCCAGGCTTGAATTCTTCTGCACAAATTGCTGCAGGCTCCCATTCATGTTGTTTTGACCCACCTGCAACTGCTGCTGGCTGAAGTTCTGATACTGACCAAAATTCTGCTTCTGATGGAATACAGCTAAGTTCTGTTGAGGGAACTGCTGTTTTGCTTGGGCAGAGGGTGCATCGACCGTTCCTGAGCTAACTTCATTCCACTGGACCGGCATGTTATTTTTATGCAAATCAGAGTTAGCCCCATAGTTTATTTGGCATCCACCACCAACAGGGGTTGATTGGTTCATACTCAGATCTGGAATAGCCATCCTGcgttggtttagtgtgttgttaTGTTGCACTTTTGCATTCATTTGGAAGTTTTGCATTTCACCCCCATACCCTGTAGAAGAGTTCTCTGTGGCAATCCCACTGTTTTGGGATTTGATGTATTGTACTACGTCATCGGGTAGGACAATATCGTCATCTCCCACAGAACTATCTGTCTCACCAGGCATTGCTTCCAtggcaatattttcattaatgctTGGGGGTCGTGGGGAATACACGTGCCTAGCAAGGCTTCTGTCTGAATGTGGAAAGACCGGAAGGGTGAAATTTCTTCTGTCTGCAGGAGGGTGAAGAGGGTTCATGCTGTTGGTGCTGTTGAAAGTATGGACTCTAGGAAGGGAACTTGGGTCTCCAGCAGGTCTCCTTACTGGATCGCTTGCCCGTCTTGCACTATTCCCAGGCACTTCATGAGAGAATGCAGGTGATGCCCCATACATATAAGCACTGCTGTCACTACAACGCCTCGGCCCAGGAGGGAGACGAAATGAAGGCAAAGCAGGCTCTGAGCCATCAAGGAGAGAGATCTTATTCCTCAGGGTCATTCTTTCCATGTTAGGTAGTGGTGTAGGTGGTGGGCCACCTGTGGCAGCAGCATACCTGGCTTTCAGCCTGTAGTGCTGAGCCGGTGTGAGATTCAGAAGACCAGAGACCCCATTACACTGACTGGCATCACTTGACCTGCGAGAGGCATCAGTGGAAATAGGATCATAGGAGTCAGCAGAACTTGTGTTGTTAGGGCGATTTCCAAATTGAGAAGCTTCACTGGAACGGCGGCTGGAGAAGTAAGGGGATATTCCTGACGATCTGCGGCTGACTGTGTAGGCAGAACTGATGGTACTGGTTGAGCTGTCACGGCGTTCAGCTAGTTGGTTCAGCATTGTAACTTCATTGATGGACAGCTCAGTTATCCTTGGGTTAGGTAGCATTGTAGAGGTGCCACGCATATTGTCCAACAGACAACCTGAATgcaaatgagaaagagagagtaaGATGATTAGTCAGTGGTGCTAAAAGAAAGGCATTCAGTTCTTGTACTTGGATACAAGCGATATCATCAGCACCACCACCGCCATCATCACCATCTTGAAAACTTATCTAGCTCACACATATAAATACAGCTGGCTGGAAAATGGGAAGTGACCTGGAAGAACCACTGTTGCCTTCCAAATTACTTCCCACAAAATTGGGCAAGGAAAATTATTGTTTGTACACAGCTTAAGCAATATATAGCACAGAGCACAGAAGATCAGGAAAGACAGCAATGACAATCAGTAATAGAACTGCCGTGGAGTCATTGGATTGACAATGAGAAAGAATTAACAATGATAATTTTTTTAGAACGAGActgtcagaatgaaaaaaaaaagtatggccaCATAAGTCGTTTAAACTAGTACAATTGATTAACCATGAAGACTGATATCAGATATTTAGGAAAAGGAGTTTAATTTCTTCACTGACGTTATTGTAAAATGGATTTATTCATCTACACCTCTTATGCCTATCATATTCCAGTAATCTGCCTTTATGGGGTCTGTAAATATACAGCAGAAAACAGAGCACCATGTCATTTTCATGTCTTTTTAATTTCCCTTCTGAGTCTAAAGAGAATGAACCGAGATCCAGAAAATATTTACCAAAGAATTGTTGAAGACAGCAGCATAAGACTGAGAAGATGAAGCTTTGTAAGGCAGCAAGTTCATTCTGCACTTGCTGAGCCATAGAACACCTATATTAGTCATttatattactgtatttatttataatatttctaccctgcccatctcatattacgacgactctgggcggttgtatttatattactgtatatattttgaaTGGGTTAACTGGGTTATCCTGTACTGACATTTTTTTGCTTTATAAGTGTTTGGAATGTGGTAACTTTGTTGTATATTACCTAGACATCAGTACAAAATGTTGTATATCTGTTCAGGTCAATTCTACATTTCAAAACTGGCTACCATCCCAATATCCCTGTCTGATTTCCGTAAGTCAACAAAGCTTCAAAATACAATGCAACACGTTATTTCTTTCAAGACTGAGACATCACAAGAGATGCTGGGGCACATCCCCATTTTCCGTTCCAAGTATGAACCGGCACATTACTTTTCAAGAAGGCAGAGAAGATTGAAACATCGAACACTGGAAtggaacacattttatttatttatttatttatttatttactctgccgcccatcttgtgtacaatgactctgggcagcttacaataggaaaaatgacaaatcactaacaattcaatataaatacataaaaatgcaaatataaatacaaagtataaaataaaaaaatataaaatataaaattcaagatgggaagatcttaacctcgacaccctcacggggccaaccacccccatgaatagctgtcccctctcccatcccaggccaggtggcatagccatgtttttacttccttccgaaaggccgggagagtgggggcctgtcttacccccgggggtagcttgttccaaagggcgggtgctatggcagagaaggccctcttcctgtaccctgccaattggcaatccctcatggacagggtccgcaacatgccctctctgcctgactgggtgggatgggtcaatggtAACctggtgaggcggtccctcaggtaacctggacccatgccatgtagggctttaaaggtgataaccaacaccttgaattggacctggaagcaaactggcacccaatgcagctgacagagcaaaggagttatatgtgctgatcttgaagcacctaaaattgcctgcgcggctgcattctgtaccagctgaagcttccagatactcttcaagggtagcaatgtagagcacattacaatagtctatatgggagatgaccagggcatgagtgaccatttgaagggcctctcactccagggaggggcgtaactggtgcacaacacgaagttgcgcaaaggcccttctggccacaactgccacctgctctttgagcaggagctgtgagtccaggagaacccccaggttccacaccaggtctgtctggggcagtgcaaccccatccagaaccaaagatggtaaattcctggatattGTGCCTTGAAGACTGCAATATCCAAATAAAAAAGATGGATTACATTCTGTTTCAAGTTGGCATTTATGCTTGAGTTTCCATCTCATGTACTGGTTCTCATAACTGTTAAGGAACACACATAAACAATACTATAATGTGATATTTGGGTAGAGACAAGGGAAAGGGTGTTTTGTGTGCATCTTTGGCTCCTCTTAGGTTTGGATCTCAGCTGAGCCTCTGACACTGTTTTAATTAGAGGAAAGATATTCAGTGAATGGTAGTGGGATAGTAGAAGATAGTCTCTGAAACATTGTTGGACAGATGTAAAATAGTAGGCTGACTTACCattgcctgggatgggaggcaGTTTGGTGTTTTTGACTTGTGGTGCTGGATTTGCCCATGAGCAAGAATCCTTCACTGTCCTGAGTTTCTCTTTCTTGAGCTGCTCAAGGCGTTGCATTGTGGTCATGTGTTTCCTTAGCTGAAGACTGACAGTTGAGTTGCCAGATGAGACAGTCGAGTCCACAACAGGAGTACTATCCTCCAATGCAGTCAGGTCCCCCAGACTTCCCCCACTGTGCATGTTCATTTCCACTCCACTGTCGTTGTTGTTGGTGCTCCCAAGAGGCGATGGTTCACTGCTGCATGATGACTGGCCACCAGGACTGGACTGATACATcttaaagaagcaaagaaaaagaccACCATCTGAACACATTTCAGGCTTCTCCCTAGTGTCAGCACTGCTTAGTTCTATAAACTAAGGCTGCACCCAGACTGGCTAAGTTCACAATTCACTGCAAAATTAACACAAATGAGTCAGCCAAGTGAATAACTAGGAAATACATTATCTTGCTAAACATTTGGATTGTTCTTACATCCTTTGTTCCTTTGATTACTCCATTTCTTGgcacatctttgtttttcatttttctttctttgcattctCTTCTGCCTCATTTTCCCACATTGTTATTTAATCTCTTTAGCTGTGATGACCCAAATGATTTAGTTTGCAACTGACCATGACATCATCACAAAAGATATTGGACTGGGATGCTGTTGACAAAAATCCCATGAGTTAACACCCCCTTAAGTTAAACTGCAGTGTGGAcaaatgaaaataagaaaaaaaatagcattgagAAGATTGAAATAGTTTTGGTCTCTATCTCAACATGTCAGAAATTAGCTATAATTTatagatatttttaaatgcacaagaaaataaaccttaaaaaggggagggggagtagTGGCTCATCTAAACcatataaggttttttttttaaagttatttaactGATTAAATAATTCCCATGAAGAAAGagataaaaaaaattcagaaagctTTACAGCGCTTATTGGGGTTTGCTTTTTTGAGATTTGTATTGTTTATCCtgataatttttaatatttctttctaaAAGTTCAGATTGTATTCTTCAAACCTTGCTTTGgtctcaggcctggggttagTGTATTAGTATATAGCGCAGGGGGGGGGagctgttttggtttggtttgtgttGCTTTTAAGACCATTTTAGTCTGGGTTGTCTgtgtggttttatattttatttgttttttatgcaTCTTTTGGttctgtacactgcccagagtcctttg contains:
- the GLI2 gene encoding zinc finger protein GLI2 — protein: MFKMETSTSMAAGKKEEKSVLLEDNAFNETTKKPVPLAAAATTAVVTQGVPQHIFPAFHSPLPIDMRHQEGRYHYEPHSLHAIHGPSTLSGSPVISDISLIRLSPHPAGPAELPFNHPHPYMNPHVEHYFRSMHSSPTLSMISAARGLSPADVAHEHLKERSLFGLPPPPPGANPTDYYHQMTLMASHPNPYGDLLMQTGGAAGATHLHDYLSPVDVSRFSSPRVTPRLSRKRALSISPLSDASIDLQTMIRTSPNSLVAYINNSRSSSAASGSYGHLSAGAISPAFTFPHPINPVTYQQILNQQRGLSSAFGHTPPFLQPSPTFPARQHVAVISVNSSPAQISNSSNCIAESNQNKQSSESAVSSTVNPVINKRSKVKTETEILPSSSPPTQELLTDLKEELDKDECKQEPEVIYETNCHWEGCAKEYDTQEQLVHHINNDHIHGEKKEFVCRWQECSREQKPFKAQYMLVVHMRRHTGEKPHKCTFEGCSKAYSRLENLKTHLRSHTGEKPYVCEHEGCNKAFSNASDRAKHQNRTHSNEKPYVCKIPGCTKRYTDPSSLRKHVKTVHGPEAHVTKKQRNDIHLRPPALKENSDNEASAKQSSKSAEERAEANSTTTGTEDCLQVKTIKTENSVMYQSSPGGQSSCSSEPSPLGSTNNNDSGVEMNMHSGGSLGDLTALEDSTPVVDSTVSSGNSTVSLQLRKHMTTMQRLEQLKKEKLRTVKDSCSWANPAPQVKNTKLPPIPGNGCLLDNMRGTSTMLPNPRITELSINEVTMLNQLAERRDSSTSTISSAYTVSRRSSGISPYFSSRRSSEASQFGNRPNNTSSADSYDPISTDASRRSSDASQCNGVSGLLNLTPAQHYRLKARYAAATGGPPPTPLPNMERMTLRNKISLLDGSEPALPSFRLPPGPRRCSDSSAYMYGASPAFSHEVPGNSARRASDPVRRPAGDPSSLPRVHTFNSTNSMNPLHPPADRRNFTLPVFPHSDRSLARHVYSPRPPSINENIAMEAMPGETDSSVGDDDIVLPDDVVQYIKSQNSGIATENSSTGYGGEMQNFQMNAKVQHNNTLNQRRMAIPDLSMNQSTPVGGGCQINYGANSDLHKNNMPVQWNEVSSGTVDAPSAQAKQQFPQQNLAVFHQKQNFGQYQNFSQQQLQVGQNNMNGSLQQFVQKNSSLDGQRLNCMHLKQQQVNPGPGNNLDLNSHEVYNQVHQMLSPNTMGGDVTQLSPSCNNMTMKPAFHVHSQQIDSMADPISLVNNGREYVMHSQDMQEPGYQQSFSSQPNHMNFSMTQEDFHQASALMTSNQPHFEPQQETIGTVGQSFTSSVVQPHPPPNPNPGSKHQGVRAVQQLGYMRTSHPTNNVSSGQEKANSSPKRTTGVGPLQPQFNSSMRENHLMHYYGQIHMYEQNGNVNNHTDYSVRQQCALNIKPATMPSPGANQVSSTVDSQVLEPPQIDFDAIMDDGDHSSLMSGTLSPSILQNLSQNSSRLTTPRNSLTLPSIPPGISNMAIGDMSSMLTTLAEESKFLNMMS